A stretch of Perognathus longimembris pacificus isolate PPM17 chromosome 1, ASM2315922v1, whole genome shotgun sequence DNA encodes these proteins:
- the LOC125364931 gene encoding cytochrome c oxidase assembly protein COX14: protein MPSAKQLADIGYKSFSTSMLLLTVYGGYLCSVRAYRYLQLRSARRQAAEEQKTSGAL from the coding sequence ATGCCATCTGCCAAGCAGCTAGCTGATATTGGCTACAAATCCTTCTCCACCTCCATGCTGCTTCTCACTGTGTACGGGGGCTACCTGTGCAGCGTCCGAGCCTACCGCTACCTCCAGCTGCGCAGTGCCCGGCGCCAGGCTGCAGAAGAGCAGAAGACCTCGGGAGCCCTGTAG